The genomic segment GTGCAGCCGATCCCGAAGCCGCGGGCCACCCCGCAGCGGATCGACCTGGCGGACGTGGTCGGCGCGGACGAGGTCCGGCGCATCACCGCCGCCAAGGCGATCGTCTTCCACGCGGTCGGCGACACCGGCGCCTCGAAGGAGAGCCACCTCCCCAACGAGGAGGCGGTCGCCGACCTGATGGCGGCCGACGTGAGGAAGGGCGGGACGACGGCGCCGGCGTTCTTCTTCCATCTCGGCGACGTGGTCTACAGCTTCGGCGAGGGCCGGTACTACTTCGACCAGTTCTACGATCCGTTCCGCGGCTACGACCGCCCCATCTTCGCCATTCCCGGCAACCACGACGGGATGATCTTCGGGGTGCCGCCGGCGGCGCCGGCCACGCTCGAGGCGTTCCTCAGGAACTTCTGCGCGGCCGCGGTCGGACCGTCGCCGGACGGCGCGGGCCTGGTGCGGAGCGTGATGACCCAGCCGGGCGTCTACTTCACGCTCGACGCGCCGTTCGTCTCCATCGTCGGGCTGTACAGCAACGTGCTGGACGGCGGGCCGGGCATCATCTCCTCGCAGGGCGGCCACTTCCCGATCGGCGACGAGCAGCTGGCGTTCCTCACGGCCGAGCTGGCGCGGCTCCGGCCGGCGCGGGAGAAGGGCGAACGCGCCGTGATCGTGGCGGTGCACCACCCGCCGCTCTCGGTGGACGCGAAGCACGGCGGCGCGACGGGCCTGAGCGCGGATCTCGATGCGTGCTTCACGAAGGGGGGCCTGTGGCCGGACGCCGTCTTCTCCGGGCACGCGCATCTCTACCAGCGCTTCACGCGCCGGGTGGCCGGCCGCCAGATCCCTTACGTCGTCGCGGGGAGCGGGGGCTACAACGTCAAGCCGTCCGGCCTCAACGTGAAGGGGAAGAAGACCGTGGGCGACCTGACGCTCGAGAAGCCGCCCATCCTCGCCTACGGGTACCTGCTCGTGACGGTCACGGCCGCCACGCTCACGGTCGAGTTCCGGTCACCGAAGCAGGGCCCGAAGTTCAAGGATAGGGTGTCCGTGAACCTCAAGACCCACCGGATATCGTGAGGAGCGGCGACTACTACTTCTTCTTCTTCTTCTTGCGCTTCCCGCCGCCCGATCCGCCGCTTCCGCTCGCGCTGCTCCAGACACTGGTCACCAGCCCGCTGCCCACGGGCACGCCCAGGCCCGTGCACGCGTCCCACCCCGTGCCCGCGTTGAAGCCGCCGTTGTTGCCGTGCGTGATGTCCCGGAATCCCTGCGGCGCGGCGGCGTACAGGCGCTGGGCGAGACCGGTCGGCCGCCGCCCGGTCGCCTGATTGCACAGCGCGATCAGGCCCGCCCACAGCGGGGCTACCGCGCTGGTGCCGCCGATCGCGCCCCACGACCCGTCCACCAGGATCTTGTAGCCGGTCTCGGGATCGGCGTTGCCGCTCACGTCGGGGACGCCGCGGTTCTTCTGGCCGCTGGTCTTGAGCGCGGGCAGCTGCCACGACGGGGCGGGGAAGAGGGCCGAGAAGCCGCCGCCGGTGGCGCCCCCGCTCGGCAGGTCGTTCCACACGGTCTCGGTGACCGAGGAGCCGGCGAGCACCAGCCGGGTGCCGCCGCACGCCAGCGCGTGCGGGCTCGAGGCCGGGAAGTCCACGTGCTTCTGGCCGTCCGAGACGCCGTCGGTCGCGCCGTCGTCGCCGGCGGCCACGCACACCGGGATGCCCGCGGCCGTCGCCTCCTGCAGCGTCTCGTCGAACGCCGTGGTGGCCTGCGCGGTCCACGAGGGCTCGGGCCCGCCCCAGCTGATGGAGATCACGCTGGGGTTGCGGTGGGTGTCGTGCACCGCGGTCGTGACGGCATCGAGGAAGCCGCGGTCGGTGTTCGGCGCGAAATAGACCGCGATGCTGGTCTTGGGGGCGACGGCGGCGACGACCTCGATGTCCAGGACGACCTCGCCGTCGGCGCTGTCCGGGTTGCCGGTCGGCGCGTTGTGCGCGCCGTCCACGCTCACCGCCACGACGTCGGCCGGGCCGAGGCCGAGGCCCTTCAGGTAGGTGGTGATCTCCGCGGCCTTGAACCCGCCCCCCAGCTCGATGATCGCCACGCACTGCCCCTGGCCGGTGGCCTTGGCCGGGAAGTCGTACGCCTGGGCGACCTGGGTCGGCGGGTAGGCGGTGGGCGTGGCCCCCGCGTGCGGCGTCGCGGCGCCGTCGATGGCCCGCCGCCGGAAGTGCGGCTTGGCCTGCGGGCGGTCGTCCAGCCCGAAGACGCCGGTGATGAGCGCCGCGACGTCGTCGGGCACCGTGACCTCGCCGGTGCGATGCCGGAAGGTGCGCGGCCCGACCCGGACGGACTCGAGCGACACGCCGAAGGCCCGCTGCATCGCGGCGACGTTCCCCCGCAGCACGACGCTGCGCCGCGGCAGGCTGACCTCGACGACCGTGAGGCCGGCCTCGTGCGCGTAACGCTCGACCTTGCGGGCGTCGGCGGAGCTGGCGCCGACCAGTGCCCCGAGCGCCTCGCGCGTCAGCGGGCGCCGCGCGGTCTTCCGCTTCGACCCGGCGTAGACCTGCCGGGCCTTCGCCGCCACGGCGGGGCGGAGCCGGACCGTGACGTCGATCAGCTCCCGCTCGTCCGCCGGGCCGACGCGGCTCGCCCCCGCCAGCGGCGCCCGCTCGCTGCCCGCGATCCTGGCCCGTCCACGCTCACCGCTCATCGCTCACCTCCGCGCGTCGTTGCGCCCGTCGTCAGGAACTCCGCCCCGCCTGCGCCGCCAGCGGCGTGATCCCCGCCGCGCGCGCCAGCTCGCGCTGCACCCGGGCCACGCGCTCGACCTGCCCCTTGGCCGGGAAGCGCTCGTAGAAGCCGTCGGCGCGGAAGTCGCGCTTCATCGCGGTCCACGGCTCGAGCCGCGCGGCCCAGCGGGCCGGCCGCCCGTCCTCGGGCTCGGCGTCGACCTCCGCCAGGGCCGCGCACACCCGGATCATCGCCTTGAGCGTCACGGACGCCGTGACCACGTAGGCCTCGTGGCCCCAGGCGTCTTCCCACACCCGCTCGGCGGCCTTGAGGAAGTCGCGCACCACCCGGTAGAAGCGCTCGGCGTGCCGCGCGTCGGTCCCGGTGCGCTCGATCCGGCGCCAGCGGACCGTCACCCAGCGGTGCATCTCGTTGAACAGCTCCGCCTGGAGGATCCACTTCTCCTGCTTGCTCCGGCCGCCAAGACGGTTGATCCGGTAGCGCAGCGGGCTGTCGCCCTCCGAGTACAGCAGCTCCACCACCTTCGCCGCGAACTTCTTGTCCGGCGACGCCCAGGACACGCGCTCGTACAGGTCCACCAGGTGGCTCTTGTTGATGCGCGTGGGCGTGGAGTTGATGATCACGAACATCTCGGTGGCGAAGTCCTCCGACTTGCCGTCGAAGATGACGCACGGGACGTGCACCGTGGCCGCCTCCGCCGGGCGCTCGTTGCGGTAGAACTGCAGCGCCGCGAGCCGGTGCTGCCCGTCGATCACCAGGTACTTGCCCTCCGGCTCCGTCAGCACGCCGGTCGTGCCGGCCATGCCGTGCGGCGTGAACCGGAGCCGCTCCGCCGTGAACAGCAGCACCGTGCCCGGGATCGGCGGCTGGCTCACCGCCGTCTCGTAGAAGTTCTTGATCGCGCGCACCTTGGCCCGCGACAGCGGGCGCTGGAACGCGCGCTCCGAGCGCTCGATCCGCTCGATGAACTTGCCGATGTCGTCTTCGTCCGGCGCCTCCTCCGGCGCGATCTGCTCGCCTTCGCCGTAGTAGCGGCTGATGAACCGCACCCGGTCGAGCAGGGCCTGTGCCGGATAAGCCACGATGTAGAAGACGCTGTCCTTCTGCCGCACCTGCGTGGCGAGCATGCGAATCCCCGGTGTCGCGAGGAGCCGTGAAGATAGCGTCCCGAAGGCGAAGTGACGACGGGAACGGACCGGCTCCGCCGGACGGCGCCCGAGGGGGGGTCGGGAGGGCGCGACGGAGAATCCGAACTGATACTCCCCGCGCCGCGGCGGGTTCCGCCACCGCCCGTCGCGCCGGGGAGTGCCGCGCGGCGCGGCGAGCGGGAGCGGGAGGCGGGGCACACGGCCGGCCGGGCCGGGTAGAAGGCCGTATTCCGCTTCGTCATCGCTTCCGGAGGCCGCCATGCTCAACAAGAAGCCACTCACCAACAACGGTCACGTGCGCGTGACGTTCATCCTGCCGCAGCGGGACGCGGCGGCCGTCCACCTGCTGGGCGACTTCACCGAGTGGCAGCGACCCAGGGCGATGCGCCGCGCCTCGGACGGCACCTGGCGCGTGGCGGTGGACCTCCCGTCGGGGCGCGAGTTCGGGTTCCGGTACCTGGTGGACGGCGTGCGGTGGGAGAACGACCCCAAGGCCGACAAGTACGTCCCCAACCCGTTCGGCAGCGAGAACTCGGTCGTCGTGACCTGAGGCGGCGGAGGCGGGGGGCCGGGGGCGGTCAGCGTCCCGCGGCCGGGAGCCGCGGGGGGCCGCCGCCCGGCAGCCTCGGCGGCTCGCGCCGCAGGGCGAACAGCTCGGCGAAGCCGAACGTCGCGCGCCCGACCACCCGCACCAGGGGGGTCGCCGGCGCGGTGTCCGCCGTGGCGCCGCCCGCGAGGGCGAAGAAGCCGAACAGCGCCCCACCCTCGCACTCCACCCGGACGCCGTCGGGGAAGCGGATCTGCACGTAGCCCATGAAGGCGCGGACGTCGATCACCGTCTCGCCGGGCTCGAAGGTCGCCTTGGTGAGGTTCAGCTCCACGTACCCGAGGCGGGCGCGCACCTCCAGCTCGCGGGGCACGACCCCCATCATCCGCTGCTCCTGTCCGGACAACAGCGCCGCGATCCGCCGCGGAGTACCGGTCGCGACCGGGGTCGCCGCGTCGCCGCGAGCCGGCGCCCGCGACGGCAGGTCGGCCACGATCGCCTCCAGCTCCGCGCCGCTCTGGGCGTGGTACACCCGCTCCAGCCGCGCCTCCAGGTCCTCGTCCGAGATCCGGTCGTCGGCGAAGGCGCGCGTCAACGCGTCCACGACGCGCTCCCGCGCGTCGGGGTCGACGTACGGCGCGGGCGGGCGGGCGTCGCTCACGCTGCTGCCCCGCTCATCGCTCGCCGTACGCCCGCACCGCGTCCCGGTCGGGCTGGAGCGCGCCCTGCACCGTCCGGGCGAGCAGGCGGTTCATCGACCGCGCC from the Gemmatimonadales bacterium genome contains:
- a CDS encoding S53 family peptidase, translating into MSGERGRARIAGSERAPLAGASRVGPADERELIDVTVRLRPAVAAKARQVYAGSKRKTARRPLTREALGALVGASSADARKVERYAHEAGLTVVEVSLPRRSVVLRGNVAAMQRAFGVSLESVRVGPRTFRHRTGEVTVPDDVAALITGVFGLDDRPQAKPHFRRRAIDGAATPHAGATPTAYPPTQVAQAYDFPAKATGQGQCVAIIELGGGFKAAEITTYLKGLGLGPADVVAVSVDGAHNAPTGNPDSADGEVVLDIEVVAAVAPKTSIAVYFAPNTDRGFLDAVTTAVHDTHRNPSVISISWGGPEPSWTAQATTAFDETLQEATAAGIPVCVAAGDDGATDGVSDGQKHVDFPASSPHALACGGTRLVLAGSSVTETVWNDLPSGGATGGGFSALFPAPSWQLPALKTSGQKNRGVPDVSGNADPETGYKILVDGSWGAIGGTSAVAPLWAGLIALCNQATGRRPTGLAQRLYAAAPQGFRDITHGNNGGFNAGTGWDACTGLGVPVGSGLVTSVWSSASGSGGSGGGKRKKKKKK
- a CDS encoding DUF1707 domain-containing protein; its protein translation is MSDARPPAPYVDPDARERVVDALTRAFADDRISDEDLEARLERVYHAQSGAELEAIVADLPSRAPARGDAATPVATGTPRRIAALLSGQEQRMMGVVPRELEVRARLGYVELNLTKATFEPGETVIDVRAFMGYVQIRFPDGVRVECEGGALFGFFALAGGATADTAPATPLVRVVGRATFGFAELFALRREPPRLPGGGPPRLPAAGR
- a CDS encoding DGQHR domain-containing protein, producing the protein MLATQVRQKDSVFYIVAYPAQALLDRVRFISRYYGEGEQIAPEEAPDEDDIGKFIERIERSERAFQRPLSRAKVRAIKNFYETAVSQPPIPGTVLLFTAERLRFTPHGMAGTTGVLTEPEGKYLVIDGQHRLAALQFYRNERPAEAATVHVPCVIFDGKSEDFATEMFVIINSTPTRINKSHLVDLYERVSWASPDKKFAAKVVELLYSEGDSPLRYRINRLGGRSKQEKWILQAELFNEMHRWVTVRWRRIERTGTDARHAERFYRVVRDFLKAAERVWEDAWGHEAYVVTASVTLKAMIRVCAALAEVDAEPEDGRPARWAARLEPWTAMKRDFRADGFYERFPAKGQVERVARVQRELARAAGITPLAAQAGRSS
- a CDS encoding metallophosphoesterase translates to VQPIPKPRATPQRIDLADVVGADEVRRITAAKAIVFHAVGDTGASKESHLPNEEAVADLMAADVRKGGTTAPAFFFHLGDVVYSFGEGRYYFDQFYDPFRGYDRPIFAIPGNHDGMIFGVPPAAPATLEAFLRNFCAAAVGPSPDGAGLVRSVMTQPGVYFTLDAPFVSIVGLYSNVLDGGPGIISSQGGHFPIGDEQLAFLTAELARLRPAREKGERAVIVAVHHPPLSVDAKHGGATGLSADLDACFTKGGLWPDAVFSGHAHLYQRFTRRVAGRQIPYVVAGSGGYNVKPSGLNVKGKKTVGDLTLEKPPILAYGYLLVTVTAATLTVEFRSPKQGPKFKDRVSVNLKTHRIS
- a CDS encoding isoamylase early set domain-containing protein; translation: MLNKKPLTNNGHVRVTFILPQRDAAAVHLLGDFTEWQRPRAMRRASDGTWRVAVDLPSGREFGFRYLVDGVRWENDPKADKYVPNPFGSENSVVVT